From the Pseudomonas syringae KCTC 12500 genome, the window TCATAGACAGCCACGGCCACCGTGTTGGACAGGTTCAAGCTGCGGCAGCCTTCACGCATGGGCAGCCGCAGACGATGCTCGCTGCTCAGCGAGTCGAGAATATCGGCGGGCAGGCCACGGCTCTCCGGACCGAACAGAAAGGCATCGCCTGGCTCAAAGCTCGCATCATGAAAAGGCCGAGAGCCTTTGGTGGTGAAGGCAAACACCCTCGGGTTGCCTATCTTCTCCAGACAGCTTGCCAGGTCAGCATGTGTCTGCAGCGTGGCATACTCGTGATAATCGAGCCCGGCACGGCGCAAGCGCTTGTCGTCCAGCTCGAAACCCAAGGGTTCGATCAAATGCAGGG encodes:
- a CDS encoding tRNA (cytidine(34)-2'-O)-methyltransferase, with protein sequence MFHVILFQPEIPPNTGNVIRLCANSGCTLHLIEPLGFELDDKRLRRAGLDYHEYATLQTHADLASCLEKIGNPRVFAFTTKGSRPFHDASFEPGDAFLFGPESRGLPADILDSLSSEHRLRLPMREGCRSLNLSNTVAVAVYEAWRQHGFA